The Plasmodium berghei ANKA genome assembly, chromosome: 12 genome contains a region encoding:
- a CDS encoding BIR protein: MMDAEICRNFIYLMTKFPDKLINGQYKIEDDQHFKQYCNNDSCDTDLEKVNAGCLYLLDAFYKNSDLFQSVANSNINIVEYIIIWLSYMLTLKENTSSSMSHLQHFYTTYINGGDKYKNSITGVTEYTNYKDLIDKTNMMKMDIKDISKFYDAFKTLCEMYTAFDESTSNCTKCSEKANQFVEKYKELNGDSSNTEGTSYNKILSTLSTDYNNLKNKCSNIASFPEINTSTNTAKITKQTSEQTVQNSAQTSEVALLSSSIGNKLIPVLSIFGAIAFFLGIGYKYSLFKSRKRSRKQHLREKLKNKEENE; the protein is encoded by the exons ATGATGGATGCCGAAATA tGTAGGAACTTCATTTATCTAATGACGAAATTTCCCGATAAATTGATTAATGGACAGTATAAAATTGAAGATGATCAACATTTCAAACAGTATTGTAATAATGACAGTTGTGATACTGATCTCGAAAAAGTTAATGCTGGATGTTTATATTTGCTTGATGCATTTTATAAGAATTCTGATTTGTTTCAATCTGTTGCAAATAGTAACATCAATATTGTTGAATACATTATAATATGGTTAAGTTATATGTTAACCCTAAAGGAAAATACTAGTAGCTCCATGAGCCATCTACAGCATTTTTATacaacatatataaatggtGGTGATAAGTATAAAAATTCCATAACAGGTGTTACGGAgtatacaaattataagGATCTTATagataaaacaaatatgatgaaaatggatattaaagatatatctaaattttatgatgCATTTAAAACATTATGTGAAATGTATACTGCATTTGATGAAAGCACGTCAAATTGCACAAAATGTTCGGAAAAAGCTAATCAATTtgttgaaaaatataaagaactAAATGGAGATTCTAGTAATACTGAAGGCACTTCctacaataaaatattatctaCATTATCAActgattataataatttaaaaaataaatgtagcAATATTGCATCTTTTCCAGAGATAAACACATCAACAAATACTGCAAAAATTACTAAACAAACTTCTGAACAAACTGTGCAAAATTCCGCACAAACATCTGAAGTTGCATTATTAAGTTCGTCGATAGGAAACAAATTAATTCCAGTTTTATCGATATTTGGTGCAatagcattttttttaggaaTTGGATATaag tattcattatttaagtCTCGAAAACGATCTCGAAAACAACATTTAAGAGAAAagctaaaaaataaagaagaaaatgaataa